Within the Paenibacillus pabuli genome, the region GATTTTGCTCGTTGCACTCGCACTTATGATTATTTATGTGCTTATTAAATGGATGAATGTTCGAAAAAAGAGAGGAAGTGTCTAGTTATGGGTAAACCAAACTTGTCTCACAAATTCGGTAAAGGTCTGCCGCCGAAGGAATTCATTGAGAGCATGACCAAGAACCAAAGCGAATTTCAGGCAAACTATGACAGCTTCACATGGTCAAGCGAAGAGGATCGCGAGTTTTTCGAGAGCTTGAATCACCGCGATGATTTGCGCGTTTTGATTTTGGCTGCTGACTGGTGTGGAGATGTTGTTCGCAACATACCTGTCGTATTCCAGGCACTGGAGATCTCGGGCATTCCAACCGAAGTTCTTATTATGGAAAATCATCCTGAAGTGATGGATGAATTCCTTACGATGGGCGGTCGCTCCGTACCTATCGTTATTTTTGCCGATACGGGCGGACATGTGCTGGGCCAATGGGGACCGCGTCCTCAGCATGTACAGGAAGTCATGGTTGAATTTAAACGCCAAAATCCGGATCGCGATGCAGCTGACTATCAGGAGAAGATGGCTGTAGTACGTCAGGAAATCGGTAAACGCTATGGGGAAGGAACGGAATCGCATGCAGTCATTATCCGTGAGCTGCGTGAACTGATTTCGGGTTACTAATCCAAGATGCTTAACATTCGTACATTTACACTCGGTCCGCTCCAGACGAATGCATATCTGTTGCAAGGTGAAGACCCGGGCAAAGCCGTTATCATTGATCCGGGCATGAACCCGGGTTCGCTGCTAAAAGCCATTCAAGACCTGGAAATTGAAGCGATTTTGCTGACACATGCTCATTTTGATCATATGGGCGGTGTGGACGAAATCCGCAAATTGAAAGGTTGCCCAGTCTATTTGCATGATTTGGAGAGTGACTGGCTCACCTCTCCCAAACTGAATGGATCATTGAACTGGCCGCAGGCTTCACCGCCTCTTTCGACAGATCCTGCGGAATATGCGATGGATGAAGGACAGACCCTCCATTTTGTTGGACATACATTTAAGGTATATCATACACCGGGACATTCCCCAGGCAGTGTAAGCTTGCTGTGTGGTGATGACTTGTTTGCAGGAGACGTTCTGTTCCGTATGGGTGTAGGGAGAACGGATCTGACGGGTGGACGGGAACGGGACTTGATCGATTCCATTCAAAATAAGCTGTATACCTTTGCTAATGAAGTAAAGGTATACCCTGGCCATGGCCCGAAAACAACCATCGGTTATGAGAAGCAAAATAATCCTTACGTTTCCGCAAGATGATCGACATTAAAGTGAAGAAAGTCTGGACAAGTGACAAATTTTTCATTAGAATAGCAATTAGTTGTTACAAGCGTTAAGGCATCATCTAACTGAAGCTTTGAATAGCAGTACCCTAACTTGCGAAGCACGCAGACTGTGGTCTATACCCGGTTTGCGTTCTTTTTTTGTTTTCAGCAACATTTGCAAGTGAAGAATCATCCAGATACAACTTACATAAGAAGAGTCAATGTAATGTCAGATAGCTTTTGGTTTTAATTAGCAAGTGCATGGTATTGAACCTTAGAACGTAGAAATGAATTTATGAAGCATGAGGAACAGGAGAGCGAGGAATAAGAAGTGGAGAAGAAGCGAGTTATACCTTTTGTACAGCGTGCCAAGTATTCATCAATTGAAGAGACCTGCCGCGTGATGGATAAGGGCAAGCTTGAATTAGCGACAGAGCTTCCTCAATTACATACCTACAGAAGCAAGGCAATGAATGAACCTTTTGAACAGCAGCAAAATATATGGAGAAATCGAGTTCTGAGCAGCGGAGCCCGCAACCAGCCCTGGTTCGACAAGCTGCAGGAATACCGGAATGAAGTCTGATTGCCCGGGAAATTGTCGGCTTCAGATTTTTTTGTGATTCATTTGAACGTTTTTGCAGAGACTGTCGTATTAACACAAGAATGAACGGGAAGCAGGTGATGAGTCAGATGGAAGCAGCCGAACTGGAAGAGGTCCGCAGGGCAGCAGAAGGAGATGATCGTGCGCTGGCGGCACTGCTTCAACGTCATTATGCTTTCGTGTACAAATATCTAGTCAAGGTTACGATGGATCCAAACGCTGCTGAAGAAACAGTTCAGGATACGATGATCCGATGCATGGAGAACATTCACCGTTATGACGGTTCGTCTGCCTTTTCATCATGGATGATTACCATTGCTACACGCATCTATATTGACAAGACAAGGCGCAAGAAAAGAGAAAATGGCTGGTTGGACATGATCCGTAGTGAGGCCATTAGACGATTCCGATGGCAGTTTGAGAGCCGGAATGAAGAATGGACGGATGTTATGGACGCCATGACAAGATTAACGCCGGAACATCGTGTTGCTGTTCTATTGAAGCACTATTATGGTTATGGCTATGATGAGATTGGGGAAATGCTTGGTATTCCAGCCGGAACGGCGAAATCGCGAACGGCCTATGGCCTTCGTCAATTGAGAAAGGAGTTGGGATAAGCATGAGCAGGACGGATGAACAAGATGATCAAGAGCTCCTGGAACGACTGCAGCAGCAGATGAAAGTGCTGGATGATGCATATGAGCCTGTGAGTATACCTTCATTAGCCTCGCTGGAAGTGCAGGTCAGGGAGCGAAGACGAATCAATCGTCGTAAGAACCTGATCGAAATGATTTTGTTCTGGGTTGTCGGGCTGATGGTTATTGCTTCTGGGGCATTGCTGTTCCTGTCTGCTCCAGCTCTTTATTTGGGTATCCAGGCCATTGGTGTAGCGGCAGCGGTGACAGCAGCAATGATATGGGCAGGCAAACATCGGAAGGAGGAAGCTCCTCATGAATAATATGCATTATTCGTTGGATGAGATTTCTCCGATCTGGCTGATTTTGATTGCAATTCTTTTGTTCGTGCAGGGGACATGGATTTTTCAGGATGCACGAAAACGCGGACGTTTCCCCTGGTTATGGGGATTATGGGGGATCACCGGATTCCCGACACCACTTATTGTATATTGGTTCGTGGTTATTCGATCAAGTCGCAGACGGTCCTAGCCTTTATAATGGACGAACAACGTTCTATTGATAAAAAAAGGATTTTGCACAAATATGTTGTTTAATTCTAGTAATCGTAGACATCGTTATTCTTTTCTAGTAGACTATACAAATAAATATGAAAGATAGACTACCAGGAGGTTAGACGATGCTGCGATTAGGAGAAAAGGTTGTCATCGTCGCGGATGCGTTTGAGCAGAATCTTCCTGTGGGGGAATATGGTTTCATCATCGCTTATGACCGGAATCCGGACAATGCGTTCGATTACGTGCTTCGAGTGCCGCAGGTGAACAGGAACTTTTTTGTTCCATCCGGCGACGTCGATCTGGAAGAGGTTCTGCTGAAGCAGGAAGCTGAGCGGGTCGAGCGAGAAGCGTTGATAGATTACGCCCTTGCGACACACAACGAGAAACTGTTTCATCATTTGATGAACGGAGAGGTTCAAGCTGTGGAAGAGGAAGAGGAAACCGCGAACGATGTTATGTCACAGGCGGATTTTATAAAGCAGGTTAATCTGCGTGCATGGATTTAGGATCTAGAGAGTCGGCTGATGCCGGCTCTTTTTTGATTATTGCATGAACTCCGTGGAATGGGGTTATTTTGCTTATTAGACAAGTCAGGTCATTTGCATTGAATTGTCGAACCATCTCCCCTATAATGAAAAAAGTTATCTTGGGACTTTAGCCCGTTAAACGAACGATTCGTTTCAGGCAGTTTCGGGAAGTTGAACGAAATGAAGGAGGCATCCGGAAATGAGTATTTCGAATAATGACGTTCAGCATGTGGCCAAGCTGGCCCGGCTCAATTTGACTTCTGAAGAAGAACAGACACTTACAGGACAGCTGAACGCGATTTTAAAATATGCAGAGAAGCTGAATGAGCTGGATACAGAGAACATTGAGCCAACGACTCACGTTCTGCACGTCAGCAATGTGATGCGTGAAGATGAAACGAAGGAAAGCCTGTCAATTGAACAGGTGATGCGCAATGCACCGGAAGAAGAAGACGGGCAGTTTAAAGTGCCTGCTGTAATGGAATAACGGATAAACCGGAAGGAGGACGAAATACCGTGAGTTTATTTGAACAATCATTGCCTGAGTTACATAACAAGCTGCACGCCAAAGAATTATCGGTCAGCGACCTGGTGGACCAAGCATATCAGAACATTAGTGCACGCGAAGACAAAGTGAAGGCATATCTTGCGCTGGATGAGGAACAGGCCCGTTCTCGCGCACGTCAGCTGGATGATCGGCTCGTCAGTGGTGAGGAGAAAGGTTTGCTTTTTGGATTGCCGGTGGGAATTAAGGACAACATCGTTACGAACGGACTGCGCACGACATGTGGCAGCCAGTTTTTGCGCAACTTCGACCCAGTCTATGATGCAACCGTTGTCGAAAAGCTGAGAGCCGCAGATACGGTGACGATCGGTAAACTGAACATGGATGAATTTGCCATGGGCGGTTCGAATGAAAATTCAAGTTTTTATCCTGTGCGAAACCCATGGGCTCTGGATCGAGTTCCGGGTGGTTCCAGTGGTGGTTCTGCGGCTGCAGTGGCTGCAGGAGAAGCGTACTTTACGCTTGGATCAGACACGGGCGGTTCCATTAGACAGCCAGCTTCGTATTGCGGCGTTGTCGGCATGAAACCGACGTATGGACTCGTTTCGCGTTTTGGATTGGTTGCATTTGCATCCTCATTGGATCAGATCGGACCTCTGACGAAAAATGTTGAAGATTCTGCATATGTACTGCAAGCGATCGCCGGCTATGACGCGAAAGATTCGACATCTGCAAAAGTGGAGATTCCGGACTATTTAAGCGGACTGACAGGTGATGTCAAAGGTCTGCGCATTGCCGTACCGAAGGAATACATTGGAGAAGGTGTTGATCCGCAAGTCAAAGAGACCATTCTCTCTGCCTTGAAAGTGCTTGAGGGACTCGGCGCCACTTGGGAAGAAGTATCCCTTCCACATACCGAATATGCGGTGGCTACGTATTATCTATTGGCTTCTTCAGAGGCTTCATCCAACCTGGCCCGGTTTGACGGCGTGCGTTATGGCGTGCGTGCAGATAACCCGGACAACCTGCTTGATCTGTACCACCAATCCCGCAGCCAAGGCTTCGGTCCGGAAGTGAAACGTCGTATCATGCTCGGGACATATGCGCTCAGCTCCGGTTACTATGATGCCTATTACCTGAAAGCCCAAAAAGTACGTACATTGATCAAACAGGATTTCGATGACGTATTTGCCAAATATGATGTCATTATCGGACCAACTGCGCCTACAACCGCATTCAAACTGGGTTCTCAGGTGGATGATCCACTCACCATGTATCTCAATGACATCCTGACCATTCCGGTCAGTCTCGCAGGCGTACCTGCAGTTAGCATCCCATGCGGCTTCTCGGATGGATTGCCTGTCGGCATGCAAATTATTGGTAAGGCCTTTGATGAAACGACTGTACTGCGCGTTGCGCATGCGTTTGAACAAAATACGGAATTCCACAAGCAGCGTCCGCAGCTGTAGACTGCCCGGAACGGAGGAATATTGAAATGTCTGCATCTAAATATGAAACGGTCATTGGACTAGAAGTCCATGTGGAGTTGCATACAAACTCCAAAATCTTTTGCGGCTGTTCCACGGCCTTTGGAGCACCACCGAATACCCATACTTGTCCCGTCTGTCTCGGACATCCGGGCGTATTGCCCGTACTGAACCGTCAGGCTGTGGATTACGCCATGAAAGCAGCGATGGCCCTCAACTGTACCATTGCTGATGTCAGCAAATTCGATCGTAAAAACTATTTCTATCCGGATTCTCCGAAAGCCTACCAGATCTCACAATTCGATCAACCGATCGGTGAGAACGGGTGGATTGACATTGAAGTAAACGGAGAAACAAAACGAATCGGCATTACCCGTCTTCACCTGGAAGAGGATGCCGGTAAGCTTACTCACGTTGATGGCGGCTATGCTTCATTGGTTGACTTCAACCGTGTGGGTACACCTCTGGTAGAGATTGTATCCGAACCGGAAATTTCTTCTCCGGAAGAAGCTCGTGCTTATCTGGAAAAATTGCGTGCGATCATGCAGTACTGCGATGTGTCGGACGTGAAGATGGAAGAAGGCTCCCTGCGTTGTGACGCCAACATCAGTTTGCGTCCGCATGGGCAGGAGAAGCTGGGAACAAGAGCAGAGCTGAAAAACATGAACTCCTTCCGTGGCGTTCAGCGCGGCTTGGAATATGAGCAGTTCCGTCAGGCTGAAATTTTGGATGACGGCGGTGAAGTGGTTCAGGAGACGCGTCGCTGGGATGAGGCGCAAGGAAAAACGCTGACGATGCGCGGCAAAGAGCAAGCGCATGACTACCGCTATTTCCCGGATCCGGATCTGGTCAAGCTGCATATTGATGCAGCCTGGAAGGAGCGGATCAAAGCTTCAATTCCGGAGCTTCCTGACGAGCGCAAAGCACGTTATACCGCTGATTACGGATTGCCGAATTATGATGCAGAGGTGATTACCTCATCCAAAGCAGTTGCTGATCTTTTTGAAGACAGCCTGAAATATACGCAGGATGCCAAAGCCGTATCCAACTGGATTATGGGCGACCTGCTTGGTTATCTGAACAACAGCAACCTGGAATTGTCTCAGGTGCCTCTGACGGGTCAGGGGCTCGGTGAGATGATCGGATTGCTGGAGAAAGGCACGATCAGCAGCAAAATCGCCAAAACGGTCTTTAAGGAAATGTTGGAGAGCGGCAAGCTTCCACAGCAGATCGTTGAGGAAAAAGGTCTTGTGCAAATCAGTGACGAAGGTGCCATTCTTGCGATTGTAGAACAGGTTGTTGCAAACAATCCTCAATCCGTGGAAGACTACAAGGCAGGAAAACAGAAAGCAATCGGCTTCCTGGTTGGCCAGGTTATGAAAGAAAGTAAAGGCAAGGCTAATCCGGGTCTGGTTAATCAACTGCTTGCAGATGTACTGAACCGCTAATCCATCCGGTGAGGCCGGACAGAA harbors:
- the gatA gene encoding Asp-tRNA(Asn)/Glu-tRNA(Gln) amidotransferase subunit GatA, which produces MSLFEQSLPELHNKLHAKELSVSDLVDQAYQNISAREDKVKAYLALDEEQARSRARQLDDRLVSGEEKGLLFGLPVGIKDNIVTNGLRTTCGSQFLRNFDPVYDATVVEKLRAADTVTIGKLNMDEFAMGGSNENSSFYPVRNPWALDRVPGGSSGGSAAAVAAGEAYFTLGSDTGGSIRQPASYCGVVGMKPTYGLVSRFGLVAFASSLDQIGPLTKNVEDSAYVLQAIAGYDAKDSTSAKVEIPDYLSGLTGDVKGLRIAVPKEYIGEGVDPQVKETILSALKVLEGLGATWEEVSLPHTEYAVATYYLLASSEASSNLARFDGVRYGVRADNPDNLLDLYHQSRSQGFGPEVKRRIMLGTYALSSGYYDAYYLKAQKVRTLIKQDFDDVFAKYDVIIGPTAPTTAFKLGSQVDDPLTMYLNDILTIPVSLAGVPAVSIPCGFSDGLPVGMQIIGKAFDETTVLRVAHAFEQNTEFHKQRPQL
- a CDS encoding ATPase; protein product: MLRLGEKVVIVADAFEQNLPVGEYGFIIAYDRNPDNAFDYVLRVPQVNRNFFVPSGDVDLEEVLLKQEAERVEREALIDYALATHNEKLFHHLMNGEVQAVEEEEETANDVMSQADFIKQVNLRAWI
- the sigY gene encoding RNA polymerase sigma factor SigY, producing the protein MSQMEAAELEEVRRAAEGDDRALAALLQRHYAFVYKYLVKVTMDPNAAEETVQDTMIRCMENIHRYDGSSAFSSWMITIATRIYIDKTRRKKRENGWLDMIRSEAIRRFRWQFESRNEEWTDVMDAMTRLTPEHRVAVLLKHYYGYGYDEIGEMLGIPAGTAKSRTAYGLRQLRKELG
- a CDS encoding thioredoxin family protein; its protein translation is MGKPNLSHKFGKGLPPKEFIESMTKNQSEFQANYDSFTWSSEEDREFFESLNHRDDLRVLILAADWCGDVVRNIPVVFQALEISGIPTEVLIMENHPEVMDEFLTMGGRSVPIVIFADTGGHVLGQWGPRPQHVQEVMVEFKRQNPDRDAADYQEKMAVVRQEIGKRYGEGTESHAVIIRELRELISGY
- a CDS encoding YxlC family protein encodes the protein MSRTDEQDDQELLERLQQQMKVLDDAYEPVSIPSLASLEVQVRERRRINRRKNLIEMILFWVVGLMVIASGALLFLSAPALYLGIQAIGVAAAVTAAMIWAGKHRKEEAPHE
- the gatC gene encoding Asp-tRNA(Asn)/Glu-tRNA(Gln) amidotransferase subunit GatC, which codes for MSISNNDVQHVAKLARLNLTSEEEQTLTGQLNAILKYAEKLNELDTENIEPTTHVLHVSNVMREDETKESLSIEQVMRNAPEEEDGQFKVPAVME
- the gatB gene encoding Asp-tRNA(Asn)/Glu-tRNA(Gln) amidotransferase subunit GatB, encoding MSASKYETVIGLEVHVELHTNSKIFCGCSTAFGAPPNTHTCPVCLGHPGVLPVLNRQAVDYAMKAAMALNCTIADVSKFDRKNYFYPDSPKAYQISQFDQPIGENGWIDIEVNGETKRIGITRLHLEEDAGKLTHVDGGYASLVDFNRVGTPLVEIVSEPEISSPEEARAYLEKLRAIMQYCDVSDVKMEEGSLRCDANISLRPHGQEKLGTRAELKNMNSFRGVQRGLEYEQFRQAEILDDGGEVVQETRRWDEAQGKTLTMRGKEQAHDYRYFPDPDLVKLHIDAAWKERIKASIPELPDERKARYTADYGLPNYDAEVITSSKAVADLFEDSLKYTQDAKAVSNWIMGDLLGYLNNSNLELSQVPLTGQGLGEMIGLLEKGTISSKIAKTVFKEMLESGKLPQQIVEEKGLVQISDEGAILAIVEQVVANNPQSVEDYKAGKQKAIGFLVGQVMKESKGKANPGLVNQLLADVLNR
- a CDS encoding MBL fold metallo-hydrolase, which encodes MLNIRTFTLGPLQTNAYLLQGEDPGKAVIIDPGMNPGSLLKAIQDLEIEAILLTHAHFDHMGGVDEIRKLKGCPVYLHDLESDWLTSPKLNGSLNWPQASPPLSTDPAEYAMDEGQTLHFVGHTFKVYHTPGHSPGSVSLLCGDDLFAGDVLFRMGVGRTDLTGGRERDLIDSIQNKLYTFANEVKVYPGHGPKTTIGYEKQNNPYVSAR